The Klebsiella aerogenes KCTC 2190 region CCGTGCTGGATTGGGCTCATGGTGCCCGGATCGACGTTGATGTACGGATCCAGTTTCATGATAGTTACATTGAGCCCACGGGCTTCAAGAATGGCTGCCAGGGAAGCTGCGGCAATGCCTTTACCCAGAGAGGATACGACCCCGCCGGTCACAAAAATATAGTTCGTTGTCATGCTGAACCTGAGAAGTTAGGGTAAAACGATGGAATAACCAGGACGGGAAAGTAGTATACCCGAACATGCGTGACGCCACAAACTTTCATTCTCCCCTCCTCTTCTTTCTACCAGCCGCACCTGCGTTGCGACTCGAACAACTCGAAGAGGCAGGCTACATGGTGTTTCAACAACATAACGGAATGAGAAAATAGCCGCTTTTGGCGAAATGTTTTTGACGTAAATCAAGCGCTTGTTATTTATAAAATCACACAAATAGCGCTTGATCACGAAAACTCGTTAGAGATCAGTTTCCTGGCGTTTTACTTCCTGCCATACTTCTTCCATGGTTTCGAGGTCAACGCCGGTCATTTCCAGACCTCTGGCGGCGACAATCCGCTCAACTTCGCGGAAGCGGCGCTCAAATTTGAGGTTCGCTTTCTGCAATGCGACCTCGGCTTTAACCCCTAAATGACGGGACAAATTCACCGTGGCGAACAGCAAATCGCCCACTTCTTCCTCAAGTTTAGCTTCATCAACCACCGCCTGCTGCGCTTCATGCATGACTTCATCTATCTCTTCATGCACTTTATCGAGCACCGGGCCAAGCGAGGTCCAGTCAAAGCCCACAGCCGAGCAGCGACGCTGAATTTTATGCGCGCGCATCAGCGCCGGCAGGCTATGCGGAATATCATCCAGCGCCGAGTGTTGCGCCTTTTCCGCTCGTTCCGCGCTCTTAATCTGCTCCCAGCGCGCCAGCACTTCCGCACTGTTCCCGGCCGAAGCATCGCCAAAGATATGCGGATGACGACGTTCCAGTTTGTCGCTGATGGCGGCGCAGATATCGTTGAAATCAAAACGCCCTTCTTCCTGCGCCATCTGCGCATAGAACACCACCTGGAACAGCAGATCGCCAAGCTCGCCGCGCAGATCGTCAAAATCTTCGCGCGCAATGGCGTCCAGCACTTCATAGGTCTCTTCAAGGGTATAAGGGGCGATAGTGGCAAAGGTCTGTTCTTTATCCCACGGGCAGCCGTTTTCCGGGTCGCGCAGGCGACGCATAATACCGAGCAGGCGGTCAATTTGAGTCATGTAACAATCCTGGAAATTTAAAAATAGTAGGCCGGATAAGGCATCTATGCCTTATCCGGCCTACAGACGAATTAACCGCCGTGCAGACGACGCGCGTCGATCACATCCGGCACCTGGTTCAGCTTGCCGAGCACCCGGCCCAACACCTGCAGGTTGTAGATTTCAATGGTCATATCGATGGTCGCCAGCTGCTGTTTCGTATCGCTGCGGCTGGCCACCCCCAGCACGTTCACCTTCTCGTTGGCAAGAATAGTGGTAATGTCGCGCAGCAGGCCGCTGCGGTCGTTGGCGACCACGCGCACCACCAGCGAATATCCCGCCGAATAGCTCTCGCCCCATACCGCATCAACGATGCGTTCCGGCGCGTGAGACTGCAGCTCAGCCAGCTGATCGCAGTCGGCGCGGTGTACTGAAATCCCGCGCCCCTGGGTGATAAAGCCGACGATTTCGTCGCCGGGGATCGGCTGGCAGCAGCGGGCAATGTGATGCATCAGATTGCCGACGCCCTCAACCACCACCCGGCCATTATCTTTGCTGCGGTTCTGCGGGGTGTAGGTTTTTTGCTGCAGTTGCTTCAGCGCGGCGGCATCCTGCTCGGCGGCGCTCGGTTTGTTGAACTGCGCCTGCAGGAAGTTGACCATCTGGTTAAGGCGAATATCGCCGCCACCGATAGCCGCCAGCAGTTCATCCAGTTCATTAAAGTTGTAGCGCGGCAGCAGATGTTTCTCGGCATCCTTCAAGCTGATGCCCAGATGCTCGAGCTCATCATCGAGGATCTGCCGCCCGGCGAGAATGTTTTTATCGCGATCCTGTTTACGGAACCAGGCATGAATTTTGGAGCGTCCACGGCTGGTGGTCACGTAGCCAAGGTTCGGGTTCAGCCAGTCGCGGCTTGGGTTCGGCTGCTTCTGGGTGATTATCTCAATCTGATCGCCCATCTGCAGCTGATAGGTGAACGGCACAATGCGCCCGCCAATTTTGGCGCCGATGCAGCGGTGCCCGACATCGCTATGGATATGGTAGGCAAAGTCGAGTGGAGTTGAGCCCGCCGGCAGATCAACCACGTCGCCCTTCGGGGTAAACACGTAGACCCGGTCGTCGAAGACCTGGCTACGCACTTCGTCGAGCATTTCGCCGGAATCGGCCATCTCTTCCTGCCAGGCGATCAGCTTACGCAGCCAGGCGATACGGTCTTCATGGCCGCGACCGCCGCTCGCCCCGGCGCTGGTACCCTCTTTATACTTCCAGTGCGCCGCCACGCCGAGCTCGGCGTCTTCATGCATCTGTTTGGTGCGAATTTGGATCTCAACCGTTTTACCGCCCGGCCCAAGCACCACGGTGTGAATAGACTGGTAGCCGTTCGGTTTCGGGTTGGCGACGTAATCATCAAATTCGTCAGGCAGATGACGATAGTGGGTATGCACGATCCCCAGCGCCGCGTAGCAATCCTGCAAACGTTCAGCGACGATACGTACCGCACGCACGTCAAACAGCTCATCAAAAGCGAGATGCTTCTTCTGCATTTTGCGCCAGATACTATAGATATGCTTCGGACGCCCGTATACCTCAGCCTTCACGCCTTCATTTTTCATTTCTGAACGCAGGTGGCCGACGAACTCATCGATGTAATGTTCGCGGTCAATACGGCGTTCGTGCAGCAACTTAGCAATACGCTTATATTCGGCTGGATGCAGGTAACGGAAGCAGTAGTCTTCCAGTTCCCACTTCAGTTGACCGATGCCTAAGCGGTTCGCCAGCGGCGCATAGATGTTGGTACACTCTTTTGCTGCCAGTACGCGCTCATCTTCGGGTTCATCTTTTACCTCGCGCAGGTGAGCGATACGTTCCGCAAGCTTGATAACCACGCAGCGGAAATCATCGACCATCGCCAGCAGCATGCGGCGAATATTGTCGACCTGTTCTGAGGAGACGGTGTCGGTGTGCGTGGCTTTAAGCTGGCGAATCGCCGCCATATCACGCACGCCGTGAATCAGGGTAACGACGGATTTGCCGACGCTCTCTTGCAGGACCTCTTCGCTGACGACGTTGCCGTCCGCCAGCGGAAACAGTAAAGCGGCCCGCAAGGTATCGATATCCATATTGAGCATGGAGAGAATTTCTACCATCTCCACGCCGCGCCAAAGCAGGAGATCCGCCTGCGGGTGTCCCTGCGTTGTTACGCGACAATAATCCCAGGTCTCGGCTAAGCGCTCACACGACTGCTGGCTGGAAATCCCCAGACTCGCGATCCATTTCTTCGGGTCAAACTCACCAGCTTTATTAAGATGTGCACTTCTTACCGCAACCATTGTCCTCTCCTTAAGGGACTCAGCCTACCGAAGTCAGCAAGCCGTATTTTATACCCGTCATACTTCATCCTTCAGTCCACACCGCCATCAGGCATCTTCACTGTCGCCTCGATGCGGGCTGAACAATTTTATGTAAGCTCGCGCTCAAACAATACTATCGATTCCAGGTGCCCGGTGTGCGGGAACATGTCCAGCATCGCCAGACGTTGAATGCGATATCCCACCTGAAGCAACGCTTCGCTATCGCGCGCCAGCGTCGCCGGGTTACATGAAACATAGACCACCCGCCGCGGTGCCAGCTTGATAATATGCGCCATCACGCCCGGCGCCCCGGCTCTTGCCGGGTCGAGTAGAATTTTATCAAAGCCATGCTTCGCCCAGGCCTGCCGGGTAACATCTTCTTCCAGGTTTTCATGAAAGAAAGTCACGTTCTGCAATTCATTGAGGGCGGCATTTTCCCGCCCCTTTGCCACCAGCGCGGGTACGCCTTCGACGCCCACCACGCTCGCCGCCGCTTTGGCCAGCGGCAGGGTGAAATTGCCCATACCGCAAAACAGATCCAGAACGCGGTCCTGCGGCTGAATATCTAACCAGGCCAGCGCCGTACGCACCATTTTCTGGTTTACGCCATCGTTGACCTGGATAAAATCGCGCGGACTGAACACTAAGCGTAGTCCGTCTGACGTGTACCATGGTTCATCGCCGCGAATATGTTCAAGTATCTCGCTTTGCGGCGCGAGGTACAGGGATAGACCGTGAGTTTGCGAAAAACGTTCCAGTTTTTCTTTATCCGCCGCCGTCAGCGCGGCGGTATGGCGTAAAACCATCAGCGGGCCATTATCCGCCTGCACCAGTTCAACGTGGCCAAGTTGACGTTGTGATTGTAGGCTGGTTAAACACTCGCGCACCGCGGGTAACAACGCCTCAAGTTGGGGCGCCAAAACGGGGCACTGCACCACATCGATGATTTCGCTGGAGTTGGCCTTGCGAAAACCCATCTGCAGTTGTTGGGTCTTTGGCTGATAATTCAAGCTCAAACGCGCCCGACGCCGGTAGCCCCAGGGTTCAGCGGCTATAATGTCGTCA contains the following coding sequences:
- the relA gene encoding GTP diphosphokinase → MVAVRSAHLNKAGEFDPKKWIASLGISSQQSCERLAETWDYCRVTTQGHPQADLLLWRGVEMVEILSMLNMDIDTLRAALLFPLADGNVVSEEVLQESVGKSVVTLIHGVRDMAAIRQLKATHTDTVSSEQVDNIRRMLLAMVDDFRCVVIKLAERIAHLREVKDEPEDERVLAAKECTNIYAPLANRLGIGQLKWELEDYCFRYLHPAEYKRIAKLLHERRIDREHYIDEFVGHLRSEMKNEGVKAEVYGRPKHIYSIWRKMQKKHLAFDELFDVRAVRIVAERLQDCYAALGIVHTHYRHLPDEFDDYVANPKPNGYQSIHTVVLGPGGKTVEIQIRTKQMHEDAELGVAAHWKYKEGTSAGASGGRGHEDRIAWLRKLIAWQEEMADSGEMLDEVRSQVFDDRVYVFTPKGDVVDLPAGSTPLDFAYHIHSDVGHRCIGAKIGGRIVPFTYQLQMGDQIEIITQKQPNPSRDWLNPNLGYVTTSRGRSKIHAWFRKQDRDKNILAGRQILDDELEHLGISLKDAEKHLLPRYNFNELDELLAAIGGGDIRLNQMVNFLQAQFNKPSAAEQDAAALKQLQQKTYTPQNRSKDNGRVVVEGVGNLMHHIARCCQPIPGDEIVGFITQGRGISVHRADCDQLAELQSHAPERIVDAVWGESYSAGYSLVVRVVANDRSGLLRDITTILANEKVNVLGVASRSDTKQQLATIDMTIEIYNLQVLGRVLGKLNQVPDVIDARRLHGG
- the rlmD gene encoding 23S rRNA (uracil(1939)-C(5))-methyltransferase RlmD, producing the protein MAQFYSAKRRVTTRQIITVTVNDLDPFGQGVARHQGKALFIPGLLPQEQAEVVLVEDKKQYARAQVKRRLNDSPQRVAPRCPHFGVCGGCQQQHASIELQQQSKRAALSRLMKRDVDDIIAAEPWGYRRRARLSLNYQPKTQQLQMGFRKANSSEIIDVVQCPVLAPQLEALLPAVRECLTSLQSQRQLGHVELVQADNGPLMVLRHTAALTAADKEKLERFSQTHGLSLYLAPQSEILEHIRGDEPWYTSDGLRLVFSPRDFIQVNDGVNQKMVRTALAWLDIQPQDRVLDLFCGMGNFTLPLAKAAASVVGVEGVPALVAKGRENAALNELQNVTFFHENLEEDVTRQAWAKHGFDKILLDPARAGAPGVMAHIIKLAPRRVVYVSCNPATLARDSEALLQVGYRIQRLAMLDMFPHTGHLESIVLFERELT
- the mazG gene encoding nucleoside triphosphate pyrophosphohydrolase: MTQIDRLLGIMRRLRDPENGCPWDKEQTFATIAPYTLEETYEVLDAIAREDFDDLRGELGDLLFQVVFYAQMAQEEGRFDFNDICAAISDKLERRHPHIFGDASAGNSAEVLARWEQIKSAERAEKAQHSALDDIPHSLPALMRAHKIQRRCSAVGFDWTSLGPVLDKVHEEIDEVMHEAQQAVVDEAKLEEEVGDLLFATVNLSRHLGVKAEVALQKANLKFERRFREVERIVAARGLEMTGVDLETMEEVWQEVKRQETDL